One genomic region from Streptomyces venezuelae encodes:
- a CDS encoding MarR family winged helix-turn-helix transcriptional regulator, whose protein sequence is MGPMGDMTEPRWLTDEEQRTWRAYLHATTLLEDHLDRQLQRDAGMPHVYYGLLVQLSQAPRRRLRMTELARSAKITRSRLSHAIARLEKSDWVRRENCPSDKRGQFARLTDEGMEVLRRTAPGHVAAVRQAMFDRLSAEQMTQLGEIMRVMAEGLEPSDPDADLPWLR, encoded by the coding sequence ATGGGACCCATGGGAGACATGACCGAACCGCGCTGGCTCACCGACGAGGAACAGCGCACCTGGCGCGCCTACCTGCACGCCACCACGCTCCTGGAGGATCACCTCGATCGCCAGTTGCAGCGCGACGCCGGGATGCCGCACGTCTACTACGGACTGCTCGTCCAGCTCTCCCAGGCGCCCCGCCGGCGGCTGCGGATGACCGAGCTGGCCAGGAGCGCCAAGATCACCCGCTCCCGGCTCTCGCACGCGATCGCCCGGCTGGAGAAGAGCGACTGGGTGCGCCGCGAGAACTGCCCCTCCGACAAGCGCGGCCAGTTCGCCCGGCTGACGGACGAGGGCATGGAGGTGCTGCGCCGCACCGCGCCCGGCCACGTGGCGGCCGTGCGTCAGGCGATGTTCGACCGGCTCTCCGCCGAACAGATGACGCAGCTCGGCGAGATCATGCGCGTGATGGCCGAGGGCCTCGAACCCTCGGACCCGGACGCGGACCTGCCCTGGCTCCGCTGA
- a CDS encoding DUF6227 family protein: protein MSDPGTTFSKHQVTCGDGLETLLNDPQDPHDPYETTETHLERLLGRALNSFDLPDSTVERLGTALAHSSALHSSHHSASLHRTTYRHTYLLADGSALTLWELTHNTGRDGSDQHELYAEESEARLAASRLPAGPLPGWTAERSDGTVLDSDDDDDMALLSALLARPIPAQPRMYVPDNSADHARRVLRRAENVDRPGERTARRLRLAFAHHITQAFGRQCAVEGGRDAGFTLYEHQFLLLDGSEVSLWEIEHTATPDGRHMCEVYEDERSAREAMETRARVR from the coding sequence ATGTCAGACCCAGGGACTACGTTTAGCAAGCACCAAGTGACATGCGGCGACGGCCTGGAGACCCTCTTGAACGATCCGCAGGATCCTCACGATCCCTACGAGACGACCGAGACGCACCTTGAGCGGCTCCTCGGCAGGGCGCTCAACTCCTTCGACCTGCCCGACTCCACCGTCGAGCGCCTCGGCACGGCGCTCGCCCACTCCAGCGCGCTGCACTCCTCGCACCACAGCGCGTCGCTGCACCGGACCACCTACCGCCACACGTATCTGCTCGCCGACGGCAGCGCGCTCACTCTGTGGGAGCTCACGCACAACACCGGACGCGACGGCTCCGACCAGCACGAGCTGTACGCGGAGGAGTCGGAGGCCCGGCTGGCCGCCTCCCGTCTGCCGGCCGGTCCGCTGCCGGGCTGGACCGCGGAGCGCTCCGACGGCACCGTCCTCGACAGCGACGACGACGATGACATGGCGCTCCTGAGCGCCCTGCTCGCCCGCCCCATACCCGCCCAGCCCCGGATGTACGTACCGGACAACTCCGCCGACCACGCGCGCCGTGTCCTGCGGCGCGCGGAGAACGTGGACCGGCCCGGCGAGCGGACCGCCCGGCGGCTCCGCCTGGCGTTCGCCCACCACATCACCCAGGCCTTCGGACGGCAGTGCGCGGTAGAGGGAGGCCGGGACGCCGGGTTCACCCTCTACGAGCACCAGTTCCTGCTGCTCGACGGCAGCGAGGTCAGCCTCTGGGAGATCGAGCACACGGCGACCCCGGACGGCCGGCACATGTGCGAGGTGTACGAGGACGAGCGCTCGGCCCGCGAGGCGATGGAGACCCGCGCCCGGGTCCGCTGA
- a CDS encoding dioxygenase, translating to MDATLERMPALYLSHGAPPLADDPVWPGELAAWSADLPRPKAILMVSAHWEEAPLALGATETVPLVYDFWGFPEHYYRVRYAAPGAPELADAVRKLLRGPGTPVQDIPDRGLDHGAYVPLVEMFPGADVPVLQISMPTLDPRRLMDIGRKLAPLRDEGVLIVGSGFFTHNLAALRHTGGGVPGWSAEFDDWGHRALEARDVDALLDFAHKSPAGRLAHPRTEHFAPLFVTMGAADAAGDLDAERSVIDGFWMGLAKRSVQFG from the coding sequence ATGGACGCCACGCTCGAACGGATGCCTGCCCTCTACCTCTCCCACGGCGCCCCGCCGCTCGCCGACGACCCGGTCTGGCCCGGCGAGCTCGCCGCCTGGTCCGCGGACCTCCCGCGCCCCAAGGCCATTCTCATGGTCTCCGCCCACTGGGAGGAGGCGCCGCTCGCCCTCGGCGCCACCGAGACGGTCCCGCTCGTCTACGACTTCTGGGGCTTCCCGGAGCACTACTACCGCGTCCGGTACGCCGCCCCCGGCGCCCCCGAGCTCGCCGATGCCGTCCGCAAGCTGCTCCGGGGGCCCGGCACGCCCGTCCAGGACATCCCCGACCGGGGGCTCGACCACGGCGCCTACGTGCCGCTCGTCGAGATGTTCCCGGGCGCCGACGTCCCCGTACTCCAGATCTCCATGCCCACCCTCGACCCGCGCCGCCTCATGGACATCGGGCGCAAGCTCGCCCCGCTGCGCGACGAGGGCGTCCTGATCGTCGGCAGCGGCTTCTTCACCCACAACCTCGCCGCCCTCCGCCACACCGGCGGCGGCGTGCCGGGCTGGTCCGCCGAGTTCGACGACTGGGGGCACCGCGCCCTGGAGGCGCGGGACGTCGACGCCCTCCTCGACTTCGCGCACAAGTCCCCGGCCGGCCGCCTCGCCCACCCGCGTACGGAGCACTTCGCCCCCCTCTTCGTCACCATGGGCGCGGCGGACGCGGCCGGCGACCTCGACGCCGAGCGGTCCGTCATCGACGGGTTCTGGATGGGGCTCGCCAAGCGGTCCGTGCAGTTCGGCTAG
- a CDS encoding helix-turn-helix transcriptional regulator yields MTDTPVRLLNLLSLLQTPREWPGSELAERLSVSARTIRRDIDRLRDLGYPVEATLGAVGGYRLVAGTAMPPLLLDDEEAVAIAVGLRAGAGHAIEGIEEASVRALAKLEQVLPARLRHRVSTLQNATLPLTRGDGATVAPATLTALAGTVTGREKLRFGYRAGDGVESKRLVEPYRLVSTGRRWYLVAYDLGREDWRTFRVDRVSDPLATGARFTPRELPAGDAAELLVRTMSRAKTELELDVSFEAPADFVTARLPSHLVPTATGPTACRLRARSTDSVEWLALRLALVDAPFTIHGPPALHGYVDELATRLAASTRS; encoded by the coding sequence ATGACAGATACCCCGGTTCGACTCCTGAATCTGCTGTCGCTCCTCCAGACCCCGCGCGAGTGGCCCGGCAGTGAGCTCGCCGAACGGCTCTCGGTCTCTGCGCGCACCATCCGCAGGGACATCGACAGGCTCCGTGACCTCGGCTATCCGGTCGAGGCGACCCTCGGCGCGGTCGGCGGCTACCGCCTCGTCGCCGGTACGGCGATGCCGCCGCTCCTCCTCGACGACGAGGAGGCCGTCGCGATCGCCGTCGGCCTGCGCGCCGGCGCCGGGCACGCCATCGAGGGCATCGAGGAGGCCTCCGTACGGGCCCTGGCGAAGCTGGAGCAGGTCCTGCCCGCACGGCTCCGCCACCGGGTCTCGACCCTCCAGAACGCGACGCTGCCGCTGACCAGGGGCGACGGCGCCACGGTCGCGCCCGCCACCCTGACGGCCCTCGCGGGCACGGTCACGGGGCGCGAGAAGCTGCGCTTCGGCTACCGGGCGGGCGACGGCGTCGAGTCGAAGCGGCTGGTCGAGCCGTACCGGCTGGTCTCGACCGGGCGCCGCTGGTACCTCGTCGCGTACGACCTGGGGCGCGAGGACTGGCGGACCTTCCGGGTCGACCGGGTGAGCGACCCGCTCGCGACGGGCGCCCGCTTCACCCCGCGCGAGCTGCCGGCCGGCGACGCGGCCGAGCTCCTGGTCCGCACCATGTCCCGGGCCAAGACCGAGCTGGAGCTCGACGTCAGCTTCGAGGCCCCGGCGGACTTCGTGACGGCGCGGCTCCCGTCCCACCTGGTCCCGACGGCGACGGGCCCGACGGCCTGCCGCCTCCGCGCCCGCTCCACCGACTCCGTCGAGTGGCTGGCGCTCCGCCTGGCCCTGGTGGACGCCCCCTTCACGATCCACGGCCCGCCGGCCCTCCACGGCTACGTGGACGAGCTGGCGACCCGCCTGGCGGCGTCGACGCGATCGTAG
- a CDS encoding TetR/AcrR family transcriptional regulator, whose amino-acid sequence MTSTPDTAPVRRVPRPRADALRNRERIVTAAREMFVEFGPQVPYDEVARRAGVGNATLYRNFPERLDLVREVVLSLMARVTELAERAAEEEADTFDALRRFTHAAADERIGALCPMLDGAFDKDHPDLTVERERLEEAVQGLVERAQRAGRLRADIGVGDLMVAVSQLTRPLPGTACVNFDQFVHRHLQLFLDGLEAPARSELPGTAATLEDLRRDSCRRS is encoded by the coding sequence GTGACCAGCACCCCGGACACCGCGCCCGTCCGCCGCGTACCCCGCCCGCGCGCCGATGCCCTGCGCAACCGCGAGCGGATCGTGACGGCGGCCCGCGAGATGTTCGTCGAGTTCGGCCCCCAGGTGCCGTACGACGAGGTGGCGCGTCGCGCCGGCGTCGGGAACGCCACGCTCTACCGCAACTTCCCCGAGCGCCTCGACCTCGTCCGCGAGGTCGTCCTCTCCCTCATGGCCCGCGTCACCGAACTGGCCGAGCGCGCCGCCGAGGAGGAGGCCGACACCTTCGACGCCCTCCGCCGCTTCACCCACGCCGCCGCCGACGAACGCATCGGCGCCCTGTGCCCGATGCTCGACGGGGCCTTCGACAAGGACCACCCCGACCTGACCGTCGAGCGCGAGCGCCTGGAGGAGGCCGTCCAGGGTCTCGTCGAGCGGGCGCAGCGCGCCGGCCGGCTCCGCGCCGACATCGGCGTCGGGGACCTGATGGTGGCGGTCTCGCAGCTGACCCGTCCGCTGCCCGGCACGGCCTGTGTGAACTTCGATCAGTTCGTCCACCGTCACCTGCAGTTGTTCCTCGACGGCCTGGAGGCGCCCGCGCGCTCCGAGCTGCCGGGAACGGCCGCGACGCTGGAGGACCTGAGACGCGACTCCTGCCGGCGGTCGTGA
- a CDS encoding RNA polymerase sigma factor RpoD/SigA yields the protein MATRAVARRQTSAKSGASRASSVRAVGGDIADRDLVGMYLDEIARTPLLDAAKEVELSQTIEAGVYAQQILDGDIDSEAGGAAREELEALVAEGERAKDLFIKSNLRLVVAVARRYPRSGLPLLDLIQEGNAGLVRAVEKFDYAKGFKFSTYATWWIRQAITRSIADQSRTIRLPVHLVEELGRIRRVQREFNRENGREPEPAEIATELGSTPERVTDVLDWARDPVSLNMSVDDEGETQFGDLLEDTSAISPEQSVLTLLRSEELDDLIAKLDHRTASIIRMRYGIEDGRERTLTEVGKQHGLTRERIRQIEKHALLELKKMAHDTGFDAVA from the coding sequence ATGGCAACCCGTGCCGTCGCCCGTCGTCAGACCTCCGCCAAGAGCGGGGCGAGCCGGGCCAGCAGCGTTCGCGCCGTGGGCGGGGACATCGCCGACCGCGACCTGGTCGGCATGTACCTCGACGAGATCGCGCGTACACCCCTGCTCGACGCCGCCAAGGAGGTCGAGCTCTCCCAGACGATCGAGGCGGGCGTGTACGCCCAGCAGATCCTGGACGGAGACATAGACAGCGAGGCGGGCGGCGCGGCCCGCGAGGAGCTCGAAGCGCTGGTCGCCGAGGGCGAGCGGGCCAAGGACCTCTTCATCAAGTCCAACCTCCGGCTCGTGGTCGCCGTCGCGCGGCGCTACCCCCGCAGCGGGCTGCCGCTGCTCGACCTGATCCAGGAGGGGAACGCGGGCCTGGTGCGCGCGGTCGAGAAGTTCGACTACGCGAAGGGCTTCAAGTTCTCCACGTACGCGACGTGGTGGATCCGGCAGGCCATCACCCGGTCGATCGCCGACCAGTCCCGGACGATCCGGCTCCCCGTCCACCTGGTGGAGGAGCTGGGCCGCATCCGGCGCGTGCAGCGCGAGTTCAACCGGGAGAACGGCCGGGAGCCCGAGCCCGCCGAGATCGCCACGGAGCTCGGCTCGACGCCCGAGCGGGTCACGGACGTCCTGGACTGGGCGCGCGACCCGGTCTCGCTGAACATGTCGGTGGACGACGAGGGCGAGACCCAGTTCGGCGACCTCCTGGAGGACACCTCGGCGATCTCGCCCGAGCAGTCGGTGCTCACGCTGCTGCGCAGCGAGGAGCTCGACGACCTGATCGCCAAGCTCGACCACCGCACGGCGTCGATCATCCGTATGCGGTACGGGATCGAGGACGGGCGCGAGCGGACGCTGACGGAGGTGGGCAAGCAGCACGGTCTGACGCGTGAGCGGATCCGCCAGATCGAGAAGCACGCCCTTCTGGAACTGAAGAAGATGGCCCACGACACGGGCTTCGACGCGGTGGCGTAA
- a CDS encoding glycosyltransferase produces the protein MQPSICLCMIVKNEAKVIERCLASVRGLVDTWVISDTGSTDGTQELIRTALAGIPGELREEPWVNFGHNRSRNIAYARGRADYLLLLDADHVLRQDGPLPELTSDAYMIRHAGALEYRIKRLVRGALPWRYEGVTHEYLTADRDHEQRNLDALVIEDHADGGSRHDKFERDARLLGAELERDPANPRTVFYLAQTMRDMGRTDEAVTLYERRAAMGGWGEEVYYSLLQSGVLRGEAGDWPSAMDALTRAWESRPERLEACYELVARLRTKRRYRAAHAIVTAVLDGAQPDDLLFMQPWVYRWGLLFEYSITSYWTRDYAASIAACDRLLALPDLPASYREQTRANRGFALGKLAETGADVPAPALA, from the coding sequence GTGCAGCCGTCCATCTGCCTGTGCATGATCGTCAAGAACGAGGCCAAGGTCATCGAGAGGTGCCTCGCCTCCGTCCGAGGTCTCGTGGACACGTGGGTCATCTCCGACACCGGTTCCACCGACGGGACCCAGGAGCTGATCCGTACCGCCCTCGCCGGCATCCCGGGCGAGCTGCGGGAGGAGCCGTGGGTGAACTTCGGCCACAACCGCAGCCGCAACATCGCGTACGCCCGCGGCCGGGCCGACTACCTCCTGCTCCTCGACGCCGACCACGTCCTGCGGCAGGACGGCCCGCTGCCGGAGCTGACCTCGGACGCGTACATGATCCGCCACGCGGGAGCCTTGGAGTACCGCATCAAACGCCTGGTCAGAGGCGCTCTGCCCTGGCGGTACGAGGGGGTCACCCACGAGTATCTGACCGCCGACCGGGACCACGAGCAGCGGAACCTGGACGCCCTGGTCATCGAGGACCACGCCGACGGCGGGTCACGCCACGACAAGTTCGAGCGGGACGCCCGGCTCCTCGGGGCCGAGCTGGAGCGCGACCCGGCCAATCCGCGCACCGTCTTCTACCTCGCCCAGACGATGCGGGACATGGGCCGCACCGACGAGGCCGTCACCCTCTACGAGCGGCGCGCGGCGATGGGCGGCTGGGGCGAGGAGGTCTACTACTCGCTCCTCCAGTCCGGCGTCCTCAGGGGCGAGGCCGGTGACTGGCCGTCCGCGATGGACGCCCTCACGCGGGCCTGGGAGTCGCGGCCGGAGCGGCTCGAAGCCTGCTACGAGCTGGTGGCGCGGCTGCGGACGAAGCGCCGCTACCGCGCGGCCCACGCCATCGTCACCGCCGTCCTTGACGGGGCGCAGCCGGACGACCTGCTGTTCATGCAGCCGTGGGTGTACCGCTGGGGGCTGCTCTTCGAGTACTCGATCACCTCGTACTGGACGCGCGACTACGCCGCCTCGATCGCCGCCTGCGACCGGCTGCTCGCCCTGCCGGACCTGCCCGCGTCGTACCGCGAACAGACCCGCGCCAACAGGGGATTCGCCCTGGGGAAGCTGGCGGAAACCGGGGCGGACGTCCCCGCCCCCGCGCTCGCCTGA
- a CDS encoding questin oxidase family protein gives MSDKSADTTGTLDEALERLHATGPERGGWLSNHAPMAVEALVRNGQARTVHRWLDGYAPKLEELPPANRPVTADDWHEALGDPSRITDWTRFFARQLDGPDARPWREVLAEWWLRLLPGIAAGATHPAIRTGHAVRTLLTSPETAPRRAELAHALGYWAARHRPLPPLAPLTVAPSAAAALDAVPPVPEQEGGILSRLDQLTAFPQWGTAPDPETAKALLTELVAAATHRYATHGHGEPIMLVHAATAPNAVLRVLPALPRELWVPSLTAAWTAAAAVTAAYTPREAAPCARTTLTAEEVFERAAAHGDDHTIKFTDTALDVGDPLALAAAVRSIELNPPLLR, from the coding sequence ATGAGCGACAAGAGCGCCGACACGACCGGCACCCTCGACGAGGCTCTCGAACGCCTCCACGCCACCGGCCCCGAACGGGGCGGCTGGCTCTCCAACCACGCCCCGATGGCCGTCGAGGCACTCGTCCGCAACGGCCAGGCCCGGACCGTGCACCGCTGGCTCGACGGATACGCGCCCAAGCTGGAGGAGCTGCCGCCCGCGAACCGCCCGGTCACGGCGGACGACTGGCACGAGGCGCTCGGCGACCCGTCCCGGATCACCGACTGGACGCGCTTCTTCGCGCGGCAGCTCGACGGTCCCGACGCCCGCCCGTGGCGCGAGGTCCTCGCCGAGTGGTGGCTGCGGCTGCTCCCCGGGATCGCGGCCGGGGCGACGCACCCGGCGATCCGCACCGGTCACGCCGTACGGACGCTGCTCACCTCCCCGGAGACGGCGCCCCGCCGCGCCGAGCTGGCGCACGCCCTCGGCTACTGGGCGGCCCGCCACCGGCCGCTGCCGCCGCTGGCCCCGCTGACCGTGGCACCGAGCGCGGCGGCCGCCCTGGACGCCGTGCCGCCCGTCCCTGAGCAGGAGGGCGGGATCCTGTCCCGGCTCGACCAGCTGACGGCGTTCCCGCAGTGGGGCACGGCCCCGGACCCGGAGACGGCGAAGGCGCTGCTCACGGAGCTGGTGGCGGCGGCGACGCACCGGTACGCGACGCACGGCCACGGCGAGCCGATCATGCTGGTCCACGCGGCGACGGCACCGAACGCGGTCCTCCGCGTGCTGCCCGCGCTCCCCCGGGAGCTGTGGGTGCCGAGCCTGACGGCGGCCTGGACGGCGGCGGCCGCGGTGACGGCGGCCTACACCCCGCGGGAGGCCGCCCCGTGCGCGAGGACGACCCTCACCGCCGAGGAGGTCTTCGAGCGGGCGGCGGCGCACGGCGACGACCACACGATCAAGTTCACCGACACCGCGCTCGACGTCGGCGACCCGCTCGCGCTGGCCGCCGCCGTCCGCTCGATCGAGCTGAACCCGCCGTTGCTCCGGTGA
- a CDS encoding MFS transporter yields MSQIPVSPESQADPGRWKALVFIALAQLMVVLDATIVNIALPSAQQDLGISDGNRQWVITAYALAFGGLLLFGGRIADLWGRKRTFVVGLIGFAAASALGGAATGEAMMLGARALQGAFGALLAPAALSLLAVTFTDAKERAKAFGIYGAIAGGGGAVGLILGGVLTEYLNWRWTFFVNIPFAIVAAVGAYLVIREPAGGRNRSTLDIPGVILSTLGLVALVYGFTRAESEGWSDAGTIGMFVGSAVLLLAFVLTEAKVKSPLLPLRVLTDRNRGGVYLSLGLAVIAMFGLFLFLTYYLQVVKGYSPVMTGFAFLPMIAGMIIGSTQIGTRLMTRVPPRMLMAPGFLTAGLGMLLLTQLEVGTSYAGLILPAQLLLGLGMGTAFMPAMSLATLGVDPRDAGVASAMVNTSQQVGGAIGTALLNTIAASATTAYLTDHAAGATTPAAQKLLQLQGMVEGYTAAIWWAVGILVASAAIAFTLITTGKPDMGVVAGSGAGADDEVKVPVIAH; encoded by the coding sequence ATGTCCCAAATCCCCGTGAGCCCCGAGAGCCAGGCCGACCCCGGCCGCTGGAAAGCGCTCGTCTTCATCGCCCTCGCCCAGCTGATGGTCGTGCTCGACGCGACGATCGTGAACATCGCGCTGCCCTCCGCGCAGCAGGACCTCGGGATCTCGGACGGCAACCGGCAGTGGGTCATCACCGCCTACGCCCTCGCCTTCGGCGGTCTCCTCCTCTTCGGCGGCCGCATCGCCGACCTGTGGGGCCGCAAGCGGACCTTCGTCGTCGGACTGATCGGCTTCGCCGCCGCCTCCGCCCTCGGCGGTGCCGCGACCGGCGAGGCGATGATGCTCGGTGCCCGCGCGCTCCAGGGCGCCTTCGGCGCGCTCCTCGCACCCGCCGCGCTCTCGCTGCTCGCCGTGACCTTCACCGACGCCAAGGAGCGCGCCAAGGCCTTCGGCATCTACGGCGCGATCGCCGGTGGCGGCGGCGCCGTGGGCCTGATCCTCGGCGGCGTCCTCACCGAGTACCTGAACTGGCGCTGGACGTTCTTCGTCAACATCCCGTTCGCGATCGTCGCCGCCGTCGGCGCGTACCTGGTCATCCGTGAGCCCGCGGGCGGCCGCAACCGCTCCACGCTCGACATCCCCGGCGTGATCCTGTCCACCCTGGGTCTGGTCGCGCTCGTGTACGGCTTCACCCGCGCCGAGTCCGAGGGCTGGAGCGACGCCGGCACCATCGGCATGTTCGTCGGCTCCGCCGTGCTGCTCCTCGCCTTCGTCCTCACCGAGGCGAAGGTGAAGTCCCCGCTGCTGCCCCTGCGCGTCCTGACCGACCGCAACCGCGGCGGTGTCTACCTCTCGCTGGGTCTCGCCGTCATCGCGATGTTCGGCCTCTTCCTCTTCCTGACCTACTACCTCCAGGTCGTGAAGGGCTACTCGCCGGTCATGACGGGCTTCGCGTTCCTCCCGATGATCGCGGGCATGATCATCGGCTCCACGCAGATCGGTACGCGGCTGATGACCCGCGTCCCGCCGCGCATGCTCATGGCCCCGGGCTTCCTGACCGCCGGTCTCGGCATGCTGCTGCTCACGCAGCTGGAGGTCGGCACCTCGTACGCCGGTCTGATCCTGCCCGCGCAGCTGCTGCTCGGTCTGGGCATGGGTACGGCCTTCATGCCGGCCATGTCGCTCGCGACGCTCGGCGTGGACCCGCGGGACGCCGGTGTGGCCTCCGCGATGGTCAACACCTCGCAGCAGGTCGGCGGCGCCATCGGTACGGCCCTGCTGAACACGATCGCCGCCTCGGCGACCACCGCCTACCTGACCGACCACGCGGCGGGCGCGACCACCCCGGCCGCCCAGAAGCTGCTCCAGCTCCAGGGCATGGTCGAGGGCTACACCGCGGCCATCTGGTGGGCCGTCGGCATCCTGGTCGCCTCGGCCGCGATCGCCTTCACCCTGATCACCACGGGGAAGCCGGACATGGGCGTCGTCGCCGGTTCCGGTGCGGGCGCGGACGACGAGGTGAAGGTGCCGGTCATCGCCCACTGA
- a CDS encoding MFS transporter, with amino-acid sequence MSSHEAVTDAAPTDTSDKRRWIALAIVMTAAFMDLVDATIVNIAIPSIERDLGASFGAIQWITAGYALAFAAGLITGGRLGDIYGRKRLFLLGTAGFTVASALCGFAANSEMLVASRLLQGAAAAMMVPQVLSIIHVTFPAHERGKVFGMFGAIIGLGAVSGPLLGALLTQWNIAGLEWRPIFLINLPVGIAGLILGRKFISESKAPKALRLDIVGMLLATAALLMLIYPLTRGRELDWPLWGHVMMVASLFVFAAFVFYEKYKTRKDGSPLVELPLFKVKSFAAGIAVQLTFGIVLGIFFLVWTMYMQVGLGWTPLKAGVTGVPFSIAVSLAAGLSVQKLVPRFGRKVLQAGALTMIAGILLYSLVAGRYGNGIEPWQMIAPLVVMGLGMGLIVAPLTDAVLSEVPREHAGSASGLINTTGQMGNALGLGLVSVVFFGVIDGRNLEQAPTEVGAAFTDAFQNSLGWAAGVLAAIFLVMFALPAKPKQHLEGGDAGDEGDDEAPGSVEKEPVLTH; translated from the coding sequence ATGAGTTCACACGAAGCCGTCACGGATGCGGCCCCCACGGACACGAGTGACAAGAGGCGGTGGATCGCCCTCGCCATCGTGATGACGGCCGCCTTCATGGATCTGGTCGACGCCACGATCGTCAACATCGCGATCCCCAGCATCGAGCGGGACCTCGGCGCCTCCTTCGGGGCCATCCAGTGGATCACCGCCGGTTACGCGCTCGCCTTCGCGGCCGGGCTGATCACCGGCGGCCGGCTCGGTGACATCTACGGCCGCAAGCGGCTCTTCCTCCTCGGGACCGCCGGCTTCACGGTCGCCTCGGCGCTCTGCGGCTTCGCCGCAAACTCGGAGATGCTGGTCGCCTCCCGCCTCCTCCAGGGCGCGGCGGCGGCGATGATGGTCCCGCAGGTCCTCTCGATCATCCACGTCACCTTCCCGGCGCACGAGCGAGGCAAGGTCTTCGGGATGTTCGGCGCGATCATCGGCCTCGGCGCCGTCTCGGGCCCGCTGCTCGGCGCGCTGCTCACGCAGTGGAACATCGCCGGTCTCGAGTGGCGCCCGATCTTCCTGATCAACCTGCCGGTCGGCATCGCGGGCCTGATCCTGGGCCGGAAGTTCATCTCCGAGTCGAAGGCGCCGAAGGCGCTCCGGCTCGACATCGTCGGCATGCTCCTGGCGACGGCGGCGCTGCTGATGCTGATCTACCCGCTGACGCGCGGCCGTGAGCTCGACTGGCCGCTGTGGGGCCACGTGATGATGGTCGCCAGCCTGTTCGTCTTCGCGGCCTTCGTCTTCTACGAGAAGTACAAGACACGGAAGGACGGATCGCCGCTCGTCGAGCTGCCGCTGTTCAAGGTGAAGAGCTTCGCCGCCGGTATCGCCGTCCAGCTGACCTTCGGCATCGTGCTCGGCATCTTCTTCCTGGTCTGGACGATGTACATGCAGGTCGGGCTCGGCTGGACCCCGCTGAAGGCGGGCGTCACCGGCGTGCCGTTCTCGATCGCGGTCTCCCTGGCCGCCGGCCTCTCGGTGCAGAAGCTGGTGCCGCGCTTCGGGCGCAAGGTGCTCCAGGCGGGCGCGCTCACGATGATCGCGGGCATCCTCCTCTACTCCCTCGTGGCGGGCCGCTACGGGAACGGGATCGAGCCCTGGCAGATGATCGCGCCGCTGGTGGTCATGGGTCTGGGCATGGGCCTGATCGTGGCGCCGCTGACGGACGCGGTCCTGTCGGAGGTGCCGAGGGAGCACGCGGGCTCGGCCTCGGGCCTGATCAACACGACGGGCCAGATGGGCAACGCGCTCGGCCTCGGCCTCGTGTCGGTCGTCTTCTTCGGCGTCATCGACGGCCGGAACCTGGAGCAGGCCCCGACCGAGGTGGGGGCGGCCTTCACGGACGCCTTCCAGAACTCGCTCGGCTGGGCGGCGGGCGTGCTCGCCGCGATCTTCCTGGTGATGTTCGCGCTCCCGGCGAAGCCGAAGCAGCACCTGGAGGGCGGCGACGCCGGTGACGAGGGCGACGACGAGGCTCCGGGGAGCGTCGAGAAGGAGCCGGTGCTGACGCACTGA